In Coprobacter tertius, the sequence CGGCGGGTAACAATAGGTCATAGGAGTCATAAACTGCGAACTGAACGGCAGATCGTCGGGATCTACTTGAACCTTATTGGTATTCATGTCTTCGAAATCGTCGGTGCAACCGGTCAGGATACTGCTGCCGCCAATGGCAAAAACGAGCAGAAGCGTATATCGGAGGATTTTATTTCTTTTCATGATTTATCGATATTAAAAGTTTAATTTTATATTAAGTCCGAAGCTGCGGGAGGTAGGAAGCGAGAACATATCCACTCCCTGCATACCGTTAAGAGTACTGGCCGAAATATCGGGATCCATGGGCGCTTTTTTATAGAAGAAAAAGAGGTTTCTTCCGATAATAGCCGCGGTGAGGTTCTTTCCTATACCGAAAAGATTACGGAAGGTGTAACCGAACGACATTTCTCTCAACCGAATATTTGTCGCGTCATATACATAATTCTCTACGGCATAAGGACTGTTGAAATTGGTATTGCCGGTGGTACTGTAGTATTTCTGCGGATCGAATGTAACACCATCGACGGTAACTCCACCGTTATCGCGGGCGTCACCCGAACGTTTGGATACACCCCAGCCGTCTAATGTGGCTTCGGTCATACTGAGTACTTTACCCCCGAATTTCGCGTCGATTAAGAACGAAAGGGTAAAATCTTTGTAGCGGAACGTATTGTTCCAACCCATGTTAACTTTCGCGTTCATATTACCCACATATTTCAGGTCGGCTGTCGCGTCGCCACCCAGAATGGGCTCGCCTTTATCGTTCATCAACGGTTTACCGTTTTCGTCGCGCTTCAGTTGTCTCACGTATAAGTCGCCATAGCTTCCTCCTTCGGTGAGTCGTACACTGGCTCCCCCGAAATTCTTTATTTCCAGTCCGTTGGGCAGTTCATCTACCAGTTCTATGATTTTATTATCGTTATAAGAGAAATTCAGGTCGGTACTCCAACTGAAATTGGGGGTAAACTGAGATATCCATCCTGCAGTCGCTTCAACCCCTTGGTTCTGTACATTTCCAGCGTTTACGTACCGGCTGCGAAGTCCGGTTTCGAAAGGCGCTGAAACAGCGAAGAATTGGTTTCGGGTATTACTCTTATAATAAGTAAAGCTTACATTAAGCCGGTAATCGAGGAAGGTACCGTCGAACCCGACTTCGAAAGAGTTTGTTTTTTCGGGTTTCAATGTTTTAAAGGGAGCTTTTTCGGGAGGCGTTAGCTCACCATTGGCGCCGAGGGTATATAACAGGTTGGTTACATACAGGGGGACATCGTTACCTACGATAGAATAAGAGGCTCTGAATTTCACGAGGTCTACCTTTTCTCCCATATCGACAAATTTATTGAGCAGAAAACTTCCTCCTACCGACGGGTAGAAGAAGGATACGTCGTCGGTAAATGCAAGTGTCGAAGACCAGTCGTTACGGGCCGTAAGATCGAGGAATAATCCGTCGTGATACCCGATTTGCGCTGTGGCGAATACCGAATTAATGCGTTTTTTGGTCTGCCATTTTTCTCCGATCCGGGCTATATTGCTATAGTAGTTGTTGGGAGTAAAGATATTTGGGTAGTAAATATTTCCGCTGGGTTTTCCATCGTTCATCTGGAATTGCGAACCTTCTCCCCACAATTCGTTAAAGACGGTTTGGGTTTGTGTAAAACTCGATCCTGCGGTTGCCGACAGAGAGATTTCATTGAATTTATGACTGTAATTTACCAGCACGTCTCCGTATAATTGTTCGCTCGAAGAACGATTGTCTTTCATGCGTCCCATCGGATAGAGGTTTCCGACGCTCGACGCATAAGCGTTGTGTACGAAATGCTCGTCTCCTTTTTCGTATTTGAGGCGTCCCCCGATGTTCAGGTCTTTGGTAATATCCCACGTAACCGATCCGCCGAATTCGTAGCGGTTACGATCCGATATGGGAGTCATGCGATTAAGTACCCAGTAAGGATTACCGAATTGCTGCTGTCCCGTGTTTGTCCAGTTTTGTACTTTAATTCCTCGGGCAGGGTCGTATACCTCGTACTGGTTTTTATATCCGTTCCAGTCTTCACCTCGGGGGAAAAGATAGGCCCCGGTGAGGGGATTCCATAAATAACCCGATGCGGGTTGGTTTTTCACATGCTGGTTGACGTATTTCGCGTTAAAATCTACATGTATCTGTTTAAACAGATTGAAACCGACTTTAGAATTGAACGTATGGCTCATGTAGTTGTTTTCGGGAGTAATGCCGTTGGATGCCACGTTGGCGTAAGAAAAATAAGCTTGTATATTTTCGTTCCCTCCATTCAGGGCAATCGAGTTATTGGTTGTCACACCGGTACGGAAAAAATCTTTGAGGTAGTTGGGCGCTTTCGTATCGAGTTTGTCGCCCCAACTGTAGGTTCCGTTATTGCTTACTCCGTAACTATTCTGGAATTCGGGAAGTACCATCGGATTTTCGATCGTCGTGTTACTGGAAACATTGATGCTTACTTTCCCGGCTTGTGCCGATTTGGTTGTAATCATGATTGCTCCGTTAGCAGCAACAGCACCGTACAATGCTGCGGCAGAGGCACCTTTCAGTAATGTAATCGATGCGATGTCGTCGGGATTGATGGTCGACATAGCATCGCCTCCGTCCCTTTGTCCTCCGTAATTATTATCCACCTGCGTACCGGTTATATTCATCATGAGAGGTACACCGTCGACAACTACCAAGGGCTGGTTATTTCCGTTAATAGATTTGTTTCCCCGAAGTAATATTTTAGACGCACCTCCGGCGCCGGTGGAGTTCGGCGTAATGATTAGGCCCGCGCTTTTTCCTTGCAACGAGTTGATCATATTAATGCTTTTGATGTCGTTTACGTCTTTACCCCCGACAACATCAGCTGCATAGGCCAAGGTTTCCGATTTCCGTTTTATACCCATGGCTGTTACCACGACTTCACCGAGCTGCTTGTCGTCTTCGGTAAGTACGATCCGCAATTCGGATTGATTTTTAATCATGATATTTTGCGGTTTGTAACCGATAAAAGAGATTTTTAAAACATCGTTCGGTTTGACATTCAGGGTAAAATTACCGTTTATATCGGTATTTACTCCGGTTGTAGTACCAATTACCGAAACGTTAGCCCCGATCACGGGTTCTCCGTTACGATCGATTACAGTACCTTTAATTTCTCGGGTTTGCTGTATCGACTGAGATGCGTTTTCCCCCGTATCGGGTATCGTGCCGGTATTAGCAAATGCGGAAATGCTGCAAAAAAGGCAAAACAATATTGCCCCGAACTTAAACGATAACCATTTCCTTGAAACCGTTATCGCATAGGCATTCAGTAAGGTTTTCTTTTTCATAAAATTGTTGTTTAATTAAAAAGTGGCTGGTTTGGTTTATCATAGTTTTCTGAGGATATTATTTATTCATTAAATTTTGTGTTTCTGGCAGGTTAACAACTCTTTTCTTGTTTCATACAAGCGAACAATTCATCAAATTAAATAACGTTTGTCATGGATATTACCCGGCAAAGGATACCTCCTTTAATATATTACATTTCAGCTAATGAATATACTAACCGTAAATGAATATTTTTATTAAGCAGTATAGTGATTATGTGTAAAAACTACTTGAAAATAGGCAAAAGAGTGCATTGTTGCCCGATAAGAAATAGAAGGGTGGTAAATAATATTTTCTGTAGGAGTAAGGGGTGATTACAGATATATCTAAAATAATAACCGGATAGCAACAGATAAGCTATATCGCGATCGGAAAAAATCTTTTATTTTTTCGGATTGCGGTTTCTGATCTTTTTTTTCAATGCATTCAGAGCCGAAACAGTGTCTATTTTGTCCGTTGAAGCCGCATTGGTGGCGACGCGTAGTGTGAAATATAGCCGGTCGAGAATTTCTTTATTCTCTTTCGAGGCATAATACCATTCTTCGACCTTTTTTTTTGTCTCGTTATCTAAGGATCCGGTCAGGTATCCGGTCAGAATATTTTCATCTATTTTCATGTGTAAGAATCGAAAATCAATAAGCATAATAATGACAAAGATAGTAAAATCTAAAAATTATTTTTATCCTTTTTTACGAATAATTATTGTGCTATTTTTTTACTTATAATTAATATTTGATTTCTTTGAATTATATATGTGGATATTATATAAAATATGGATTTACAGCAAAAAGAGGATATAATAAATTATAACGAACCAATTATAAAGGCTATAAGAAGAGGCGACGAATCCTGTTTTGAGCTGATATACCGATTTTATTTTAAAGGATTATGCCTTTTTGCTAACAAATATGTGTCGTTGCATGAAGCCGAGGAGATTGTGCAGGATACCATGTTGTTTTTATGGGAGAACCGTTTGGATCTGAAACCAGAAATGTCTTTGAAGTCACTTTTATTTACAATTGTGAAAAATAAGGCTTTAAACCGACAAGCTCATGAATCGATGAAAAGCAAAGTGATGCAAGATATGATCGCTCGTTACGAGGAGATTTTCGACGACCCCGATTTTTATTTAGAAAATGAATTAATGGCTCTTTTTTCGAATGCTTTGAATAAAATGCCTAAAGAATTCAGGATTACATTCGACATGAATCGAATAGATGGCCTTACTCATAAGGAAATAGCGAGCCGGTTAAATATTTCTCCACAAACGGTAAATTACAGAATATGTCAGATCCTTAAGCGTTTACGTGAGGATCTTAAAGATTATCTGCCTTTTGTACTGTTATTCTTATTAAGTGTATAAATAAAAAGTCCCGAAATATTTTAACTCGGGACTTTTTTATTTATGGCATATTTTATTTTTCTCTCATAAAGATGTTTATAGGGGTTCCTGTAAAGTCCCATTTTTCTCTGATCTTGTTTTCGAGAAACCGCTTATACGGTTCTTTTACCCACTGAGGCAGATTGCAGAAAAATACGAATGTAGGTACATAAGAGCCTTTGATTTGGGTAATGTATTTTATCTTTACGTATTTTCCTTTGTGTGCAGGGGGAGGGAAATTCTCGATCAACGGGAGCATTTCTTCATTGAGTTTTGCTGTCGGGATATGGTTATGTCTGTTTTTATATACCATAGAAGCCATTTCGAGGACTTTGAAAATGCGCTGTTTGGTAAGGGCCGAAGTGTACACGATCGGGAAATCGACGAAGGGTGCGAAGCGTTCGCGAATCGCATCTTCGAATGTTTTAATCGCTTTATTCGATTTGTCTTCTACCAAATCCCATTTGTTTACGCATACAACCAGCCCTTTTTTGTTTTTTTGGATAAGAGAGAAAATATTCTGGTCCTGACTTTCGATACCTCGTGTGGCGTCTATCATAAGAATACACACGTCGGAACTTTCGATGGCCCTGATCGACCGGATAACAGAATAATATTCGATGTCTTCGGTTACTTTTCCCTTCTTGCGAATACCGGCAGTATCTACCAGATAAAAATCGAAACCGTATTTATTATATCTGGTAAAAATCGAATCCCGTGTCGTGCCGGCAATATCGGTAACAATATAGCGTTCTTCTCCGATAAAGGCATTGATGATCGATGATTTTCCGGCGTTAGGACGTCCTACTACGGCAATACGAGGGATATTTTCTTCGATGACTTCCTCTTCTTTTTCCGGGAATTTGGCAATGACTTCATCGAGCAAATCTCCGGTTCCGAATCCGTTTATGGCCGAAATACACCATGGGTCACCTAACCCGAGACGATAAAATTCAGCAGCATTGTATTGCAACTCATTGGTATCGGTCTTATTGGCAATAAGAAAGATCGGCTTTTTCGATTTCCTTAAAATTTCAGCTACATGATCGTCGAGATTGGTAGTTCCGGTCATGACATCTACTACAAAGAGTATAACATCGGCCTCGTCTATAGCAAGAGCCACTTGTTTATTTATTTCTTCTTCGAA encodes:
- a CDS encoding SusC/RagA family TonB-linked outer membrane protein, encoding MKKKTLLNAYAITVSRKWLSFKFGAILFCLFCSISAFANTGTIPDTGENASQSIQQTREIKGTVIDRNGEPVIGANVSVIGTTTGVNTDINGNFTLNVKPNDVLKISFIGYKPQNIMIKNQSELRIVLTEDDKQLGEVVVTAMGIKRKSETLAYAADVVGGKDVNDIKSINMINSLQGKSAGLIITPNSTGAGGASKILLRGNKSINGNNQPLVVVDGVPLMMNITGTQVDNNYGGQRDGGDAMSTINPDDIASITLLKGASAAALYGAVAANGAIMITTKSAQAGKVSINVSSNTTIENPMVLPEFQNSYGVSNNGTYSWGDKLDTKAPNYLKDFFRTGVTTNNSIALNGGNENIQAYFSYANVASNGITPENNYMSHTFNSKVGFNLFKQIHVDFNAKYVNQHVKNQPASGYLWNPLTGAYLFPRGEDWNGYKNQYEVYDPARGIKVQNWTNTGQQQFGNPYWVLNRMTPISDRNRYEFGGSVTWDITKDLNIGGRLKYEKGDEHFVHNAYASSVGNLYPMGRMKDNRSSSEQLYGDVLVNYSHKFNEISLSATAGSSFTQTQTVFNELWGEGSQFQMNDGKPSGNIYYPNIFTPNNYYSNIARIGEKWQTKKRINSVFATAQIGYHDGLFLDLTARNDWSSTLAFTDDVSFFYPSVGGSFLLNKFVDMGEKVDLVKFRASYSIVGNDVPLYVTNLLYTLGANGELTPPEKAPFKTLKPEKTNSFEVGFDGTFLDYRLNVSFTYYKSNTRNQFFAVSAPFETGLRSRYVNAGNVQNQGVEATAGWISQFTPNFSWSTDLNFSYNDNKIIELVDELPNGLEIKNFGGASVRLTEGGSYGDLYVRQLKRDENGKPLMNDKGEPILGGDATADLKYVGNMNAKVNMGWNNTFRYKDFTLSFLIDAKFGGKVLSMTEATLDGWGVSKRSGDARDNGGVTVDGVTFDPQKYYSTTGNTNFNSPYAVENYVYDATNIRLREMSFGYTFRNLFGIGKNLTAAIIGRNLFFFYKKAPMDPDISASTLNGMQGVDMFSLPTSRSFGLNIKLNF
- a CDS encoding RNA polymerase sigma-70 factor, which encodes MDLQQKEDIINYNEPIIKAIRRGDESCFELIYRFYFKGLCLFANKYVSLHEAEEIVQDTMLFLWENRLDLKPEMSLKSLLFTIVKNKALNRQAHESMKSKVMQDMIARYEEIFDDPDFYLENELMALFSNALNKMPKEFRITFDMNRIDGLTHKEIASRLNISPQTVNYRICQILKRLREDLKDYLPFVLLFLLSV
- the der gene encoding ribosome biogenesis GTPase Der, which translates into the protein MGNIVAIVGRPNVGKSTLFNRLTKSRKAIVNEVSGTTRDRQYGKVEWCGKEFSVIDTGGWVVNSEDIFEEEINKQVALAIDEADVILFVVDVMTGTTNLDDHVAEILRKSKKPIFLIANKTDTNELQYNAAEFYRLGLGDPWCISAINGFGTGDLLDEVIAKFPEKEEEVIEENIPRIAVVGRPNAGKSSIINAFIGEERYIVTDIAGTTRDSIFTRYNKYGFDFYLVDTAGIRKKGKVTEDIEYYSVIRSIRAIESSDVCILMIDATRGIESQDQNIFSLIQKNKKGLVVCVNKWDLVEDKSNKAIKTFEDAIRERFAPFVDFPIVYTSALTKQRIFKVLEMASMVYKNRHNHIPTAKLNEEMLPLIENFPPPAHKGKYVKIKYITQIKGSYVPTFVFFCNLPQWVKEPYKRFLENKIREKWDFTGTPINIFMREK